In Leishmania major strain Friedlin complete genome, chromosome 26, a genomic segment contains:
- a CDS encoding cell cycle regulation-like protein, with the protein MRLLSKAAHPDGSMEVRVSVGTAEDLWHLYNFILVGDLVLTKTRRKVPRENALGTLAAEMKMLKLEVEVKHIAFTPDELRIQGVNKKENNFVKTGAHHTLTIHANPPQEVRITKREWDSICEDRLKDACDESGKADTAAVLMSFGEAQVLLVTRSFVHIKAKVEVTISKKHKSDGKARDKSIERFFKQSLDALVTHVDFEKTKLVLLCSPGHVREEFHAYIKEVTQRADHGPLREVYLNLSRFLLVKVSSTTISGLKEALSDPGVAQRMESTKCVDDIRMWEKFQDTMNKDPDRCVYTPQYVYYAAMAGAVGGLMISDDVFRSENPTERRFFLSLVNFVRQSGSPTVNVFSSKHVTGEQLTQLGSVAAVLRFSCPEIDDMEVVPEFLASKEVEEFIRANATARVTV; encoded by the coding sequence ATGCGTCTCTTGAGCAAGGCTGCGCACCCGGATGGGTCGATGGAGGTGCGCGTCTCGGTCGGCACCGCAGAGGATTTGTGGCACCTGTACAACTTTATTCTCGTAGGCGATCTCGTTCTCACCAAGACACGACGCAAGGTCCCGCGCGAGAACGCGCTTGGCACCCTCGCCGCGGAGATGAAGATGCTCAAGCTTGAGGTGGAGGTGAAGCACATCGCCTTTACCCCGGATGAGCTGCGCATTCAAGGTGTGAACAAGAAAGAAAACAACTTTGTCAAGACGGGTGCTCATCACACCCTCACCATTCACGCGAACCCGCCTCAGGAGGTGCGGATCACTAAGCGGGAGTGGGATTCCATCTGCGAGGATCGCCTCAAGGACGCGTGCGACGAGTCCGGCAAAGCAGACACGGCTGCCGTGCTGATGAGCTTCGGCGAGGCCCAAGTCCTTCTCGTGACACGCTCCTTCGTGCACATCAAAGCCAAGGTCGAGGTCACCATCTCGAAGAAACACAAGAGCGACGGCAAGGCGCGCGACAAGAGCATCGAACGCTTTTTCAAGCAGTCCCTTGACGCCCTTGTCACACATGTTGACTTCGAGAAGACGAAGCTCGTTCTGCTGTGCTCCCCGGGCCACGTGCGGGAGGAGTTCCACGCGTACATCAAGGAAGTCACCCAGCGCGCAGACCACGGCCCTCTCCGTGAGGTGTACCTCAACCTCTCCAGGTTCCTTCTCGTAAAGGTCTCGTCGACGACGATCAGCGGGCTAAAGGAGGCTCTCAGCGATCCTggtgtggcgcagcgcatggAGTCGACCAAGTGCGTCGACGACATCCGCATGTGGGAGAAGTTCCAGGACACAATGAACAAGGACCCAGACAGGTGCGTTTACACCCCACAGTACGTCTACTACGCCGCGATGGCCGGTGCTGTTGGCGGCCTCATGATTAGCGACGACGTCTTTCGCTCCGAAAACCCCACCGAGCGGCGCTTCTTCTTGTCCCTCGTGAACTTTGTGCGTCAGAGTGGATCGCCCACTGTGAATGTTTTCTCCAGCAAGCACGTCACCGGCGagcagctgacgcagcttggcagcgtggcggcggtgctgcggttTAGCTGCCCTGAGATTGACGACATGGAGGTGGTGCCAGAGTTTTTGGCCTCCAAGGAGGTAGAGGAGTTCATTCGGGCGAACGCGACCGCCCGCGTGACGGTCTAG
- a CDS encoding putative 60S ribosomal protein L7, protein MATHSVYGNASDMPAVPAPESAIKRAAFKQQQTESFKKAVVARKAAKAALKKTAYLRARKYSREYRGAEKKLVTLRRQAASHGNYYLEAKPKVAVVTRIRGIAKVNPKQRKILQLLRLRQIFNTVFVKMNKPMENMLRAVEPYIAYGYPSLATVRAMVYKRGYLKINGQRVKITDNQMIKDKYNNVDIVCAEDMVNQIYTCGKHFRTVTHGMWPFKLAPPAGGMRQKRRHFVEGGDYGNRDTLINRFLARMI, encoded by the coding sequence ATGGCCACACACTCAGTTTACGGCAACGCATCCGACATGCCCGCTGTCCCTGCCCCTGAGTCCGCGATCAAGCGTGCTGCGttcaagcagcagcagacggaGAGCTTCAAGAAGGCCGTGGTGGCCAGAAAGGCTGCCAAGGCTGCCCTGAAGAAGACCGCCTACCTGCGTGCCCGCAAATACTCCCGCGAGTACCGCGGTGCGGAGAAGAAGCTGgtgacgctgcgccgccaggcCGCCTCTCACGGTAACTACTACCTGGAGGCGAAGCCGAAGGTTGCCGTGGTGACTCGCATCCGCGGTATCGCCAAGGTGAACCCGAAGCAGCGCAAGATTCTTCAgttgctgcgcctgcgccagaTCTTCAACACGGTGTTTGTGAAGATGAACAAGCCGATGGAGAACATGCTGCGTGCGGTGGAGCCCTACATCGCGTACGGCTACCCGTCCCTGGCCACCGTCCGCGCGATGGTGTACAAGCGCGGCTACCTGAAGATCAACGGCCAGCGCGTGAAGATCACCGACAACCAGATGATCAAGGATAAGTACAACAACGTGGACATTGTGTGTGCCGAGGATATGGTGAACCAGATCTACACCTGCGGCAAGCACTTCCGCACGGTGACGCACGGCATGTGGCCCTTCAAGCTGGCCCCTCCGGCCGGTGGCATGCGCCAGAAGCGCCGTCACTTCGTGGAGGGTGGCGACTATGGTAACCGCGACACCTTGATCAACCGCTTCCTCGCCCGCATGATCTGA
- a CDS encoding putative 60S ribosomal protein L7 produces the protein MATHSVYGNASDMPAVPAPESAIKRAAFKQQQTESFKKAVVARKAAKAALKKTAYLRARKYSREYRGAEKKLVTLRRQAASHGNYYLEAKPKVAVVTRIRGIAKVNPKQRKILQLLRLRQIFNTVFVKMNKPMENMLRAVEPYIAYGYPSLATVRAMVYKRGYLKINGQRVKITDNQMIKDKYNNVDIVCAEDMVNQIYTCGKHFRTVTHGMWPFKLAPPAGGMRQKRRHFVEGGDYGNRDTLINRFLARMI, from the coding sequence aTGGCCACACACTCAGTTTACGGCAACGCATCCGACATGCCCGCTGTCCCTGCCCCTGAGTCCGCGATCAAGCGTGCTGCGttcaagcagcagcagacggaGAGCTTCAAGAAGGCCGTGGTGGCCAGAAAGGCTGCCAAGGCTGCCCTGAAGAAGACCGCCTACCTGCGTGCCCGCAAATACTCCCGCGAGTACCGCGGTGCGGAGAAGAAGCTGgtgacgctgcgccgccaggcCGCCTCTCACGGTAACTACTACCTGGAGGCGAAGCCGAAGGTTGCCGTGGTGACTCGCATCCGCGGTATCGCCAAGGTGAACCCGAAGCAGCGCAAGATTCTTCAgttgctgcgcctgcgccagaTCTTCAACACGGTGTTTGTGAAGATGAACAAGCCGATGGAGAACATGCTGCGTGCGGTGGAGCCCTACATCGCGTACGGCTACCCGTCCCTGGCCACCGTCCGCGCGATGGTGTACAAGCGCGGCTACCTGAAGATCAACGGCCAGCGCGTGAAGATCACCGACAACCAGATGATCAAGGATAAGTACAACAACGTGGACATTGTGTGCGCCGAGGATATGGTGAACCAGATCTACACCTGCGGCAAGCACTTCCGCACGGTGACGCACGGCATGTGGCCCTTCAAGCTGGCCCCTCCGGCCGGTGGCATGCGCCAGAAGCGCCGTCACTTCGTGGAGGGTGGCGACTATGGTAACCGCGACACCTTGATCAACCGCTTCCTCGCCCGCATGATCTGA
- a CDS encoding nuclear lim interactor-interacting factor-like protein, which produces MSSAHKPTTQEAINFFKQYREKFQRSSSGGNSPSQNSVNASPQQNIVTQVQQVDVVPDLTTRSIIPMNRRNGTTTTRLDLLRKSPTNCSPCLVQEVEIKPLLPPLPFASVPKVTLVLDVDETLVHSTFQPSSDVVYDKVLLVPSEGKTYTVSVKYRPYLEDFLRFVSRRFEVVIFTASMRAYCDKLMDEIDPHGILGNLRLFREHCTFSERSYVKDLHRLGRDLRRVVILDNSPAAYSFQQRNAIPIKTWINDPKDRELFLLLPLLDRLAMCDSVYSELDPYNARGCDYL; this is translated from the coding sequence ATGTCTTCGGCGCACAAACCGACGACGCAGGAGGCGATCAACTTCTTCAAGCAGTATCGAGAGAAGTTTCAGCGTAGTAGCAGCGGGGGCAATTCGCCTAGTCAAAATAGTGTCAATGCCTCTCCCCAACAGAACATTGTGAcgcaggtgcagcaggtcGACGTGGTGCCTGACTTGACAACCCGCAGCATTATTCCGATGAACCGCCGTAATGGGACGACGACCACGCGGCTCGATTTGCTTCGCAAGTCGCCCACGAACTGCTCGCCATGCTTGGTTCAAGAGGTTGAGATtaagccgctgctgccgcctctgccctTTGCCTCCGTGCCGAAGGTGACGTTAGTGCTGGACGTGGATGAGACGCTGGTGCACTCCACGTTTCAGCCAAGTTCGGATGTCGTGTACGACAaggtgctgctcgtgccATCCGAAGGGAAGACGTATACTGTCAGCGTCAAGTACCGGCCCTATCTGGAAGATTTTCTTCGCTTTGTCAGTCGCCGCTTCGAAGTGGTCATTTTCACTGCTAGCATGCGCGCCTACTGTGACAAACTCATGGACGAAATTGACCCGCACGGTATTCTGGGCAACTTGCGTCTATTCCGCGAGCATTGTACCTTCAGCGAGCGCTCTTACGTCAAGGATCTCCACCGACTCGGTCGCGATCTTCGTAGAGTTGTCATCCTCGACAACAGCCCAGCCGCCTACTCGTTTCAGCAGCGTAACGCCATTCCAATCAAGACGTGGATCAACGACCCGAAAGACCGCGAGCTGTTCTTACTGCTCCCGCTTCTTGACAGACTCGCGATGTGCGACTCCGTGTACAGCGAGCTTGATCCGTACAACGCGAGGGGATGCGACTACCTGTGA
- the SIR2RP1 gene encoding NAD-protein-arginine ADP-ribosyltransferase, with amino-acid sequence MTGSPRAPHQEHALGEPTVEGLARYIREKDVRRILVLVGAGASVAAGIPDFRSSDTGIYAKLGKYNLDDPTDAFSLTLLREKPEIFYSIARELNLWPGHFQPTAVHHFIRLLQDEGRLLRCCTQNIDGLEKAAGVSPELLVEAHGSFAAAACIECHTPFSIEQNYLEAMSGTVSRCSTCGGIVKPNVVFFGENLPDAFFDALHHDAPIAELVIIIGTSMQVHPFALLPCVVPKSIPRVLMNRERVGGLLFRFPDDPLDTIHDDAVAKEGRSSSSQSRSPSASARREEGGTEDGSSSPNEEVEDASTSSSSDGYGQYGDYYAHPDVCRDVFFRGDCQENVLKLAECLGLREALAKRMRFSGAAPATARKTSNET; translated from the coding sequence ATGACAGGGTCTCCGAGAGCGCCGCATCAGGAACATGCCCTCGGAGAGCCGACTGTGGAAGGGCTTGCGCGCTACATCAGGGAGAAGGATGTGCGGCGCATTCTCGTGCTCGTCGGAGCAGGCGCCAGCGTAGCTGCCGGCATCCCAGACTTTCGCTCATCTGACACCGGGATCTACGCCAAGCTCGGCAAGTACAACCTCGACGACCCGACCGATGCCTTTTCGCTGACTCTTCTGCGCGAGAAGCCAGAGATATTCTACTCTATCGCACGGGAGCTGAACTTGTGGCCTGGGCACTTTCAGCCCACCGCGGTGCATCACTTCATCCGACTGTTGCAAGACGAGGGCCGtcttctgcgctgctgcacgcagAACATTGATGGTCTGGAGAAGGCAGCGGGCGTGTCGCCGGAGCTCCTGGTCGAGGCGCATGGGTctttcgctgccgccgcctgcatCGAATGCCACACGCCATTCAGCATTGAGCAGAACTACCTGGAGGCGATGAGCGGCACGGTGTCCCGCTGCTCTACATGCGGCGGCATTGTGAAGCCAAACGTCGTTTTCTTTGGTGAAAATTTGCCGGACGCGTTCTtcgacgcgctgcaccacgacGCCCCGATCGCGGAGCTGGTCATCATCATCGGGACATCGATGCAGGTGCACCCGTTCGCGTTACTGCCGTGCGTCGTGCCCAAGTCCATCCCGCGCGTTCTCATGAACCGCGAGCGAGTTGGcggcctcctcttccgctttCCTGATGACCCGCTCGACACCATCCACGACGATGCGGTTGCCAAGGAGGGACGCTCGTCCTCTTCGCAGAGCCGTTCCCCgtccgcgtcggcgcggcgcgaggagggggggacGGAGGACGGCTCCTCGTCGCCGAACGAGGAGGTCGAAGACGCGTCGACGTCCAGTTCGAGTGACGGCTACGGTCAGTACGGTGACTACTACGCCCACCCCGATGTCTGCCGGGATGTTTTCTTCCGCGGCGACTGCCAGGAGAACGTGCTGAAGCTGGCCGAGTGCCTGGGCCTCAGGGAGGCGCTGGCCAAGCGCATGCGCTTCTCCGGTGCGGCACCAGCTACGGCACGAAAGACGTCGAATGAGACGTGA